In Arthrobacter sp. B3I9, the following are encoded in one genomic region:
- a CDS encoding polysaccharide deacetylase: MAKDIKVCIGVDIDAVAGWIGSYGGADSPADIQRGMFAGEVGVPRLLKLFKKFGIQTTFFSPGHSIETFPHRIEQIVEAGHELGAHGYTHENPIAMTPEQEEDVLNKSIELIEKFSGQRPRGYIAPWCELSPVTTDLLLKNGFKYDHSQAFHDFQPFYARTGDTWTNIDLSKPAEHWMKPLVRGNEIDLVEINFNWYIDDLPPMMFIKASPNSHGFVNPRDIEQMWQDQFDWVYREHDDYAIFPITIHPDVSGRPQVLLMLERLLEYISGHDGVSFETFETVAADFRKRFPFDSNSRYPFDRDLP, encoded by the coding sequence ATGGCAAAGGACATCAAGGTCTGCATCGGCGTGGACATCGACGCAGTGGCCGGCTGGATCGGCTCTTACGGCGGGGCGGACTCCCCTGCAGATATCCAAAGGGGGATGTTCGCGGGCGAAGTAGGCGTGCCGCGGCTGCTGAAGCTCTTCAAGAAATTCGGCATCCAGACAACCTTCTTCTCCCCCGGCCACTCAATCGAGACGTTTCCTCACCGGATCGAACAGATCGTCGAGGCCGGCCACGAACTCGGCGCCCACGGCTACACGCACGAAAACCCGATTGCCATGACGCCGGAACAAGAAGAAGACGTCCTGAACAAGTCCATCGAGCTGATCGAGAAGTTTTCGGGACAACGGCCCCGCGGATACATCGCCCCCTGGTGCGAACTGTCGCCCGTGACCACGGATCTCCTCCTCAAAAACGGGTTCAAATACGACCACAGCCAGGCGTTCCACGACTTCCAGCCGTTCTACGCACGCACCGGAGACACCTGGACGAACATCGACCTGTCCAAGCCCGCTGAACACTGGATGAAGCCACTGGTCCGAGGAAACGAAATCGACCTCGTCGAAATCAACTTCAACTGGTACATCGATGACCTGCCCCCGATGATGTTCATCAAGGCGAGCCCGAACAGCCACGGCTTCGTAAACCCCCGGGACATCGAGCAGATGTGGCAGGACCAGTTCGACTGGGTGTACCGCGAGCACGACGACTACGCGATCTTCCCGATCACTATCCACCCGGATGTCTCCGGCCGCCCGCAGGTCCTGCTGATGCTCGAACGCCTCCTCGAGTACATCTCCGGCCATGACGGCGTCTCGTTCGAAACCTTCGAAACCGTCGCAGCGGACTTCAGGAAGCGTTTCCCGTTCGACTCCAACAGCCGCTACCCGTTCGACCGCGACCTTCCCTAA
- a CDS encoding GntR family transcriptional regulator, with protein MSTRSPRLRVRPQLSDEASSYIRGLIMSGELQPGASVRPETVGEALRISTTPAREALQALRVEGFLELIPRRGFQVAPLTGQDIRDLFQVQALIGGELAARAAANATDEDIAELEALHHELIAAASRNNHDLLEEKNHAFHREINLMAESRKITWALELVTRYVPRRFYSAIEGWPSATVDDHTELLQGIRTKDAEATRAAMCKHIIHAGELLADHFDRRVAAATESSGGSRVSEGDPKVSD; from the coding sequence ATGAGCACCCGCAGCCCGCGGCTCCGCGTCCGCCCCCAGCTCAGCGACGAAGCCTCCTCGTACATCCGAGGACTCATCATGTCCGGTGAGCTACAGCCCGGAGCCTCCGTCCGGCCGGAAACGGTCGGCGAAGCGCTGAGAATTTCCACCACGCCTGCCCGCGAAGCCCTGCAGGCGCTTCGGGTCGAGGGCTTTCTGGAACTCATTCCCCGCCGCGGTTTCCAAGTAGCGCCCCTGACTGGCCAGGACATCCGCGATTTGTTCCAGGTCCAGGCGCTGATCGGCGGGGAGTTGGCTGCCCGCGCGGCCGCAAACGCCACTGACGAGGACATCGCCGAACTGGAGGCGCTCCACCACGAGCTCATCGCGGCCGCCTCGCGGAACAACCATGACCTGCTGGAAGAAAAAAATCACGCCTTCCACCGCGAAATCAACCTCATGGCGGAGTCGCGCAAAATAACCTGGGCGCTGGAACTCGTCACCCGGTACGTTCCCAGGCGGTTCTACTCCGCAATTGAAGGGTGGCCGTCAGCCACCGTCGACGATCACACCGAACTCCTCCAAGGAATCCGCACCAAAGACGCGGAGGCAACCCGCGCAGCAATGTGCAAACACATCATTCACGCCGGAGAGCTCCTCGCCGATCACTTCGACAGGCGCGTTGCGGCCGCCACGGAATCGAGCGGAGGCTCACGGGTGTCGGAGGGCGATCCGAAGGTCTCCGACTAG
- a CDS encoding CaiB/BaiF CoA-transferase family protein: MGRLPLAGITVVSLEQAVAAPFATRQLADLGARVIKIERDTGDFARGYDTKVHGMASYFVWLNRSKESLVLDLKSEEGMAVLKKLLSTADVFVQNLAPGAVERMGLGADEVLQMNPRLIHTSISGYGRGGPYEHKKAYDLLVQCEAGLLSVTGTEESPAKVGVSIADICAGMYAYSGILTSLLQRTSTGRGDVLEVSMLEALGEWMGQPYFYAEYGGAQQPRSGAEHATIAPYGPFPAADGTVFFGIQNEREWAIFCSDVLRQPELAQDRRFAGNALRVENRPSLHQAINDALSSLPAEEILARLDGASIANAQLRGMHEFASHPQLSGRNRWRDVDSPVGPLRTLIPPVTSRETTVRMDPVPELGQHTASILTELGVTHLV; encoded by the coding sequence ATGGGACGTTTACCCCTCGCTGGAATAACGGTTGTTTCACTTGAGCAGGCTGTGGCCGCGCCATTCGCCACACGCCAACTCGCGGACCTGGGTGCGCGCGTCATCAAAATCGAGCGGGACACCGGCGACTTCGCGCGCGGCTATGACACGAAGGTGCACGGCATGGCCAGCTATTTTGTCTGGCTGAACCGCAGCAAAGAAAGCCTCGTCCTGGATCTGAAATCTGAAGAAGGCATGGCTGTTCTGAAAAAACTGCTCTCCACCGCGGATGTGTTCGTCCAAAACCTGGCCCCGGGAGCGGTAGAGCGGATGGGCCTGGGAGCAGACGAGGTGCTGCAGATGAACCCGCGACTCATTCACACGTCCATCTCAGGCTATGGCCGGGGCGGCCCCTATGAGCATAAAAAGGCATACGATCTATTGGTCCAATGCGAAGCGGGCCTGCTCAGCGTCACCGGAACCGAAGAGTCTCCGGCCAAGGTAGGAGTATCCATCGCGGACATCTGCGCCGGCATGTATGCCTATTCCGGCATTCTGACCTCTCTACTGCAGCGGACAAGCACCGGCAGAGGAGACGTGCTGGAAGTATCCATGCTGGAGGCACTGGGGGAGTGGATGGGGCAACCCTATTTTTACGCCGAATACGGCGGTGCCCAACAGCCCCGAAGCGGCGCGGAGCATGCAACCATAGCGCCTTACGGCCCGTTCCCGGCAGCAGACGGGACCGTCTTCTTCGGAATCCAAAACGAGCGCGAGTGGGCCATCTTCTGCTCCGACGTGTTGCGCCAGCCCGAGCTTGCCCAAGACAGGCGTTTTGCCGGAAATGCGCTGAGGGTTGAGAACCGTCCTTCGCTGCATCAGGCGATCAATGACGCGCTGAGTTCCCTGCCAGCCGAGGAAATCCTGGCCCGGCTCGACGGGGCAAGCATTGCCAACGCCCAACTGCGCGGCATGCACGAATTTGCGTCCCACCCGCAGCTATCCGGCCGCAACAGATGGCGGGACGTCGACTCGCCCGTCGGACCGCTACGCACCCTCATTCCGCCCGTGACCTCCCGAGAAACAACAGTCCGCATGGATCCCGTACCCGAGCTCGGGCAGCACACCGCCAGCATACTGACTGAACTTGGCGTGACACACCTCGTCTGA
- a CDS encoding MmgE/PrpD family protein — protein MTYKTLAQTLAEHVTDNHNATPELNDWMRLLLFDFLGVSLGGARLDSAGAARAAVTASNQRSPQHSAALLGTDSWTSPEDAALVNGILAHGLELDDTFEEASLHPAVVIFPALLAVADERELPAEDLVAAAIVGYDVMCSVGVLLGARESYGRGFHPTGVAGVLGSAAAVARMLGLGVEETRHALGLAANMASGSLEFLSDGSWTKRLNAGQAASTGIRAARLAAAGFRGPERSLEGRDGFLVQYGQGKQPGRELALTFGRGALQTSIKFYPCCRYMHGNIDLLRGIHSDFPDLTVQDIQSIDVGVIKAGAALVSEPAERKLEVSSTVDAQFNMPFGAALALTTGKATVDQFAHAPHIAAELLPWMEKVRCYTSEALEAAFPASWQAEVHVRLKGGDVISRSEAAFRGSAGDRPGWQDIEEKIAGLLGVERAAQLAAATRSMDLQAARRPEVTAVS, from the coding sequence ATGACTTACAAGACACTCGCGCAGACACTGGCCGAACACGTCACTGACAATCACAACGCGACGCCTGAGCTCAACGACTGGATGCGGCTGCTCCTGTTCGACTTTCTGGGTGTCAGTCTCGGTGGGGCGCGCCTTGACTCCGCTGGCGCCGCGCGGGCTGCGGTTACCGCGTCCAACCAACGATCGCCGCAGCACAGCGCTGCCCTCCTCGGCACCGACAGCTGGACCTCTCCTGAGGACGCGGCTCTGGTCAATGGAATTCTGGCCCACGGGCTCGAACTCGATGACACCTTCGAAGAGGCGTCGCTGCATCCGGCTGTGGTGATATTTCCGGCGCTTTTGGCGGTGGCTGACGAACGTGAACTGCCGGCGGAAGATCTCGTCGCGGCCGCCATTGTCGGCTATGACGTGATGTGTTCCGTTGGTGTGTTGCTCGGCGCGCGCGAAAGCTACGGCAGAGGGTTCCATCCGACTGGAGTCGCCGGTGTTCTCGGCTCGGCCGCGGCCGTGGCTCGCATGCTCGGCCTGGGCGTGGAGGAGACGAGGCACGCGCTGGGCCTGGCGGCGAACATGGCCTCAGGAAGTCTGGAGTTTCTGTCCGACGGATCCTGGACAAAGCGACTCAATGCCGGTCAGGCCGCGTCCACAGGAATCCGGGCCGCACGATTGGCCGCCGCCGGTTTCAGGGGACCGGAACGGTCATTGGAGGGCCGCGACGGCTTCCTGGTCCAGTACGGCCAAGGCAAGCAACCTGGACGCGAACTCGCGCTCACCTTCGGTCGAGGCGCATTGCAAACGAGCATCAAGTTTTACCCGTGTTGCCGGTACATGCATGGCAACATCGACCTGTTGCGTGGCATCCACAGCGACTTCCCTGACCTGACGGTCCAGGACATCCAGTCCATCGATGTGGGCGTGATCAAGGCCGGCGCGGCGCTTGTCTCGGAACCTGCTGAACGGAAGCTTGAGGTCAGCTCAACGGTTGATGCCCAGTTCAACATGCCGTTCGGAGCCGCCCTGGCATTGACCACCGGCAAGGCAACAGTGGACCAATTCGCCCACGCACCGCACATTGCCGCCGAGCTGCTCCCATGGATGGAAAAAGTCCGCTGCTACACCAGCGAGGCCCTTGAAGCCGCCTTCCCGGCCTCCTGGCAGGCCGAAGTCCACGTCCGCCTCAAGGGCGGGGACGTTATCTCCCGGTCCGAGGCTGCGTTCCGGGGCTCCGCAGGAGACCGGCCCGGCTGGCAGGACATCGAAGAAAAAATCGCCGGACTGCTGGGAGTCGAACGCGCCGCCCAGCTCGCCGCAGCCACGCGGTCCATGGACCTCCAGGCAGCCAGACGCCCGGAGGTTACGGCCGTCAGTTAG
- a CDS encoding acyl-CoA dehydrogenase family protein — MPTHDPRLAALREQTRRLCAAFPDEYWRETDRNRRYPQEFVDTLTESGLLGALIPTEFGGLGLGLTEASVIMEEINKSGGHSAACHAQMYTMGALLRHGNETQKRAYLPQIAAGKLRLQAFSITEDKAGSDTTSIETAAVRDGDDFIITGHKSWTSRIEESDLAFVLARTSVKSANKTEGITLFLVDLRQVRAEQPDTLKVTKVRTMFNYATNQVHYQGMRVPASAVIGEVGQGFRYVIDGWNAERILLASEAIGDGYWFTQRATDYANSREVFGRKIGANQGVQFPITDAYMRVRAADLMRYEAARLFDAHEPCGAEANMVKHLASEASWAAANACLDTHGGYGFVDEYDVERKFRETRMFQVAPVNNNLIKSFIATKVLGLPRSY, encoded by the coding sequence ATGCCCACTCATGATCCACGCCTTGCAGCACTCCGCGAGCAGACGCGCCGTCTGTGCGCTGCCTTCCCGGACGAGTACTGGCGCGAGACAGACCGGAACCGCCGGTACCCGCAGGAGTTCGTTGACACCCTGACGGAATCCGGTCTCCTCGGCGCCCTCATCCCCACCGAGTTCGGCGGACTCGGTCTTGGCCTGACCGAGGCCAGCGTCATCATGGAGGAAATCAACAAATCCGGCGGCCACTCGGCTGCCTGCCACGCGCAGATGTACACCATGGGCGCTCTGCTTCGCCACGGCAACGAGACCCAGAAACGGGCCTACCTGCCACAGATCGCGGCCGGCAAACTACGGCTGCAGGCCTTCTCGATCACTGAAGACAAAGCCGGGTCGGACACCACCAGTATCGAGACCGCAGCCGTGCGCGACGGTGACGACTTCATCATCACCGGCCACAAGAGCTGGACCAGCCGGATTGAGGAATCCGACCTGGCCTTCGTGTTGGCCCGCACCTCTGTGAAAAGCGCAAATAAGACCGAGGGCATCACCCTATTCCTGGTGGACCTGCGCCAGGTCCGCGCGGAACAGCCCGACACGCTCAAGGTGACCAAGGTCCGCACCATGTTCAACTACGCCACCAACCAAGTGCACTATCAGGGAATGCGGGTGCCGGCCTCGGCCGTCATCGGCGAGGTGGGTCAAGGCTTCCGCTACGTCATTGACGGATGGAACGCCGAACGCATCCTGCTCGCGTCCGAAGCCATCGGCGACGGTTACTGGTTCACCCAGCGGGCCACGGACTACGCCAACAGCCGTGAAGTGTTCGGCCGGAAGATCGGCGCCAACCAGGGCGTACAGTTTCCCATCACCGATGCCTACATGAGAGTACGGGCGGCGGACTTGATGCGGTACGAGGCGGCCCGGCTCTTCGACGCCCATGAGCCCTGCGGAGCGGAAGCCAACATGGTCAAGCATCTGGCATCCGAGGCAAGCTGGGCAGCCGCCAACGCCTGCCTGGATACCCACGGAGGGTACGGTTTTGTCGACGAATATGATGTTGAGCGTAAATTCCGGGAAACCCGCATGTTCCAGGTGGCCCCGGTCAACAACAACCTGATCAAGAGTTTCATCGCCACAAAGGTCCTTGGACTGCCCCGGTCATACTGA
- a CDS encoding CoA ester lyase: MIGPASVAGLNGALTTASAVTALFVPGNRPERFSKAAASGADVVIIDLEDAVAEDSKSKALAAAVAAVTPNGDHGAPAVRALVRTNPAGSATHDEEIDALLSLTALPGHGLLGVVVPKAEDVALLQALARTLPNELAFVPLIESALGVVHALDIASIDAVTRLAFGAIDFALDIDADGGDRFLDHARAQLVLVSRAAGVAAPLDSPSVEIKDVAMVTESARTARNFGFGGKLCIHPAQLAPVAEAFMPGEAEIRWAESVVGTEGAAAQIAGQMVDRPVIERAKKILTRAGLEL, encoded by the coding sequence GTGATCGGGCCCGCAAGTGTGGCCGGACTCAACGGTGCACTGACAACGGCGTCAGCAGTGACGGCATTGTTTGTCCCCGGAAACCGGCCGGAACGGTTCTCAAAGGCGGCAGCATCAGGCGCGGACGTCGTCATTATCGATCTGGAAGATGCCGTCGCAGAAGACTCGAAGTCCAAAGCGCTGGCCGCGGCGGTGGCGGCCGTGACTCCGAACGGGGACCACGGGGCCCCCGCAGTCCGCGCGCTGGTCCGGACGAATCCGGCCGGGTCCGCCACTCACGACGAAGAGATCGACGCCCTGCTCAGCCTCACCGCCCTGCCCGGCCATGGCCTGCTGGGTGTTGTGGTTCCGAAAGCCGAAGACGTGGCCCTGCTGCAAGCACTGGCCCGGACGTTGCCCAACGAGTTGGCCTTCGTTCCGCTCATAGAATCAGCGCTCGGCGTGGTCCACGCCCTCGATATTGCCTCCATTGACGCAGTGACCCGTCTTGCGTTCGGGGCGATTGACTTCGCATTGGACATCGATGCCGATGGCGGCGACCGTTTTCTGGATCACGCACGGGCCCAGCTTGTCTTGGTGTCCCGAGCTGCCGGAGTAGCGGCGCCCCTGGATTCACCTTCCGTGGAGATCAAGGACGTCGCGATGGTCACGGAGTCCGCACGGACTGCGCGCAACTTCGGCTTTGGCGGAAAACTGTGCATCCATCCGGCCCAGTTGGCGCCGGTCGCCGAGGCATTCATGCCGGGAGAAGCCGAGATCAGGTGGGCTGAGTCCGTGGTCGGCACAGAGGGCGCCGCTGCGCAGATCGCAGGACAAATGGTTGACAGGCCTGTCATCGAACGGGCGAAAAAAATTCTTACACGAGCAGGTCTGGAGCTGTAA
- a CDS encoding GTP-binding protein encodes MIDVTVVGGFLGAGKTTWLSRILEGGASVHAAGSVAVVVNDYASVGIDDWLLDSASGEAGGMSARLVAGGCVCCDRKEELVSCLISLVGSAHRTGQSDGAGLSHIYIETSGVADPRSIVEVITEHPVLQANLVLKELVVVVDGANGRSQLRHQELARAQVSCADRLVFSKLDLAAEDTVSSLVALVTRLNPTACLSGAVDGRESPLTPGRVALALEALPVEGERQWERENLNPEAWTVQLSAQVCWAEYALWLDAVTRTHPEHVLRSKGIIRTPNGPIVLQSVGRVIAQPRPVPPSERPRGFRSDVDGFHNPGVGSGSACPVPIHLRSQRVRGPGSAGGR; translated from the coding sequence ATGATTGATGTGACGGTCGTCGGCGGCTTCCTCGGCGCAGGCAAAACGACGTGGCTTTCCAGAATTCTCGAGGGCGGCGCCTCCGTGCACGCCGCGGGCTCCGTGGCTGTAGTCGTCAACGACTATGCTTCCGTTGGAATCGATGACTGGCTTCTTGATTCGGCCTCCGGCGAGGCAGGCGGGATGAGCGCCAGGCTGGTGGCCGGCGGCTGTGTGTGTTGTGACAGGAAAGAGGAGCTCGTCTCCTGCCTGATCTCGCTCGTGGGGTCAGCGCACAGAACCGGGCAGTCCGATGGCGCCGGGCTCAGCCACATTTATATCGAGACGTCCGGGGTGGCGGATCCCCGCTCCATCGTCGAGGTCATTACGGAGCACCCGGTGCTTCAGGCGAATCTGGTGCTCAAGGAACTGGTCGTCGTTGTGGACGGCGCCAATGGCAGAAGCCAATTGCGCCACCAGGAGTTGGCCCGGGCCCAGGTCAGCTGCGCGGACCGCCTTGTATTCTCCAAGCTGGATCTCGCCGCGGAGGACACCGTTTCTTCCCTCGTGGCCCTCGTCACGCGGCTCAACCCCACCGCGTGCCTCAGCGGCGCCGTTGACGGCCGCGAATCACCCCTCACGCCCGGCCGGGTCGCTCTGGCCCTGGAAGCCCTCCCGGTGGAGGGCGAACGGCAGTGGGAACGGGAGAATCTGAACCCCGAGGCTTGGACGGTCCAGCTGTCCGCCCAGGTGTGTTGGGCGGAGTATGCTCTGTGGCTTGATGCGGTCACCCGAACCCATCCAGAGCATGTGCTCAGGAGCAAAGGAATCATCCGCACGCCTAACGGGCCGATCGTGCTTCAGTCCGTGGGCCGGGTCATCGCCCAGCCGCGGCCCGTGCCCCCATCCGAGCGCCCGCGCGGATTCAGATCCGACGTCGATGGTTTTCATAACCCAGGGGTTGGATCAGGATCTGCTTGCCCGGTCCCTATACACCTTCGTTCCCAGCGCGTTCGAGGACCGGGCTCCGCAGGCGGGCGCTAA
- a CDS encoding MaoC family dehydratase, whose product MGDIYYHPFGKTVTQADNQTFTLMTQNVAKTHVDSNFAKGTEFGLPLVNSTFTLALVTGQSTIDLSMNVFANMGWDEVRMPNPVYEGDTIYSRSKVLAVRESKSRPSLGLVTVATEGFNQDGTIVISYRRTFMVYRHGHLPGVESARPDESSLPSAEPFQ is encoded by the coding sequence GTGGGGGACATCTATTACCACCCGTTCGGAAAGACCGTCACTCAGGCCGATAACCAGACCTTCACGCTGATGACACAGAACGTGGCCAAGACCCACGTGGACAGCAACTTTGCCAAGGGCACCGAATTCGGTCTGCCACTGGTTAATTCGACCTTTACGCTGGCGCTGGTCACCGGCCAGTCGACGATCGACCTGTCCATGAACGTCTTCGCGAACATGGGCTGGGACGAGGTCCGGATGCCGAACCCCGTCTATGAAGGCGACACGATCTATTCGCGTTCAAAGGTTCTCGCCGTGCGCGAATCAAAGTCCCGCCCCAGCCTTGGGCTGGTGACAGTCGCTACCGAAGGCTTCAACCAGGACGGCACGATCGTGATCAGCTATCGCCGTACCTTCATGGTGTACCGCCACGGCCACCTGCCCGGCGTCGAGTCCGCCCGCCCGGACGAGTCCAGCCTTCCTTCCGCAGAACCGTTCCAGTGA
- a CDS encoding asparaginase, which yields MSNQVPRVAVITLGGTIASVPDSKGNDAVPKMTAEALFDAVPQARKLATLTSHSFRQYPSGDLSLEDILELAGLIEDMAQDQDTDGVVITQGTDTLEETSFLLDLLLTTDLPVVFTGAMRNPGLPGADGPANLLGAVQVATNHQSRGLGPVVVFNDEIHLPRFVRKMHSASTAAFSSPNAGPIGWINEGRVRVPLRPAARTRPVPRELVASSRLPRVALLKLGLDVEDSLIRLVLQDGFDGLVIETFGGGHVPRQLMTSLAKAADELPVVFASRTGAGELYESTYGFPGSERDLLSQGLLSSGILDGLKSRLLLTMLLAAGATRDEITQRFQQYLS from the coding sequence GTGTCGAATCAAGTTCCCCGCGTCGCCGTTATCACGTTGGGCGGGACCATCGCTTCAGTCCCGGACTCCAAAGGAAACGACGCCGTCCCCAAGATGACGGCCGAGGCGTTATTCGACGCGGTGCCCCAGGCCAGGAAACTGGCGACCCTGACGTCCCACAGCTTTCGCCAGTACCCATCCGGAGATCTGTCCCTGGAAGACATCCTGGAACTCGCCGGTCTCATCGAGGATATGGCTCAGGACCAGGACACCGATGGCGTGGTCATCACCCAAGGCACGGACACCCTGGAGGAAACCTCGTTCCTTCTGGATCTGCTCCTGACGACAGACCTTCCCGTCGTCTTCACCGGCGCTATGCGCAATCCCGGACTCCCGGGGGCCGACGGACCGGCGAATCTGCTGGGTGCTGTGCAGGTTGCCACCAACCACCAGTCCCGGGGGCTAGGGCCTGTGGTGGTTTTCAACGATGAAATTCACCTGCCCCGATTTGTGCGGAAAATGCACAGCGCCAGCACCGCGGCCTTCAGCTCCCCGAACGCCGGACCGATCGGCTGGATCAACGAAGGCCGGGTCAGGGTCCCCCTCAGGCCCGCGGCAAGAACACGACCAGTGCCGCGGGAACTGGTTGCTTCCTCGCGACTGCCCCGGGTTGCCCTGCTGAAACTCGGCTTGGATGTCGAAGATTCGCTAATTCGACTGGTGTTGCAGGACGGCTTCGATGGACTCGTCATTGAGACATTCGGTGGCGGCCACGTACCCCGCCAACTGATGACCTCTCTGGCCAAGGCTGCCGACGAGCTCCCGGTCGTGTTCGCCTCCCGCACGGGGGCCGGGGAACTCTACGAATCAACCTACGGATTTCCGGGATCAGAACGAGACCTCCTTAGTCAAGGGCTGCTGAGTTCCGGAATATTAGACGGACTGAAATCACGCCTGCTGCTCACCATGCTCCTGGCCGCCGGAGCGACCCGAGACGAAATCACCCAACGATTTCAGCAGTACCTGTCCTAG
- a CDS encoding LacI family DNA-binding transcriptional regulator has product MPRVSRVVTLTDVAKRAGVHVSTASRALSSDPRIGAETVDRIRLLADEMGYEPDPAAAALRTGRSGVLGVLVPRVSDYVLATIYEGIDSRATERGYNTFVSNTNDDPLRRREKLNDLLLRRVEGVVLGDARLDGDELVGILSKRGVPYVLVNRRLRGHPSVTTDDVLGGRLAASHLLELGHENVGIIAGPSYVSTCAERTHGFVSQFRSAGMGLDEGRIINSGTDAVGGYEAGSALLAGNPDLTAIFAINDFAAIGAMGAVREFGKVPGRDVAVVGYNDVPLSSYLPVPLTSVSSPMFQMGQEAMTLLFDLMAGGEAESLLLTPHLVARASTVP; this is encoded by the coding sequence ATGCCGCGAGTTTCAAGAGTCGTCACCCTGACGGACGTGGCCAAGCGGGCCGGCGTTCACGTCTCCACCGCGTCGCGTGCCCTGTCTTCCGACCCAAGAATTGGGGCAGAGACCGTAGACCGGATACGGCTCCTCGCTGACGAGATGGGCTATGAACCCGACCCGGCGGCAGCGGCGTTGCGCACAGGGCGAAGCGGTGTGCTCGGCGTGCTGGTTCCCCGGGTATCCGACTATGTTCTGGCCACTATCTACGAAGGAATCGACTCCCGGGCTACTGAACGTGGTTACAACACTTTCGTGTCCAACACCAACGATGACCCGCTGCGGCGGCGGGAGAAGCTCAACGATCTTCTGCTCCGGCGCGTGGAGGGTGTGGTTCTGGGCGATGCACGACTGGACGGCGACGAACTGGTTGGAATTCTGAGCAAGCGTGGAGTCCCCTACGTCCTCGTGAATAGACGGCTGCGGGGGCATCCGTCAGTAACGACCGACGACGTTCTGGGGGGTCGACTGGCGGCATCTCATCTCCTGGAGCTGGGACATGAGAATGTGGGAATCATTGCAGGTCCGAGCTATGTGAGTACGTGTGCCGAGCGCACACACGGCTTCGTATCGCAGTTCCGGTCCGCGGGCATGGGCCTTGATGAGGGCAGGATCATCAATTCCGGGACGGACGCTGTGGGCGGCTATGAGGCCGGCTCCGCTCTCTTGGCCGGCAACCCGGACCTGACGGCGATATTCGCCATCAATGATTTCGCGGCCATCGGGGCGATGGGGGCTGTCCGTGAGTTTGGCAAAGTCCCTGGCCGCGATGTCGCGGTAGTGGGCTATAACGATGTGCCATTGTCCTCCTACCTTCCGGTTCCGCTGACCTCAGTCAGTTCACCCATGTTTCAGATGGGCCAGGAAGCGATGACTCTGCTCTTCGACCTGATGGCGGGTGGCGAAGCGGAATCCCTACTCCTCACACCGCACCTGGTGGCGCGGGCCTCCACTGTGCCCTAG